A section of the Telopea speciosissima isolate NSW1024214 ecotype Mountain lineage chromosome 3, Tspe_v1, whole genome shotgun sequence genome encodes:
- the LOC122656571 gene encoding 60S ribosomal protein L5, with product MVFVKAQKSKAYFKRFQVKFKRRREGKTDYRARIRLINQDKNKYNTPKYRFVVRISNKDIIAQVISASIAGDMVLAVAYSHELPRYGLEVGLTNYAAAYCTGLLLARRVLKMLEMDEEYQGNVEATGEDFSVEPTESRRPFRALLDVGLVKTTTGQRVFGALKGALDGGLDIPHSDKRFAGFSKDDKQLNAEVHRKYIYGGHVVAYMRQLTEDEPEKYQSHFSEYIKRGIDPDNMEEMYKKVHAAIRADPMLKKSEKEPPKQHKRYNLKKLTYEERKAKLIERLNALNSAVVGDDDEDDDE from the exons ATG GTCTTTGTTAAGGCGCAAAAGTCGAAGGCCTACTTCAAGCGTTTTCAAGTTAAATTCAAGAGAAGGAGAG AGGGGAAGACCGACTATCGTGCGAGGATTCGTCTGATTAATCAAGATAAGAATAAATACAATACACCGAAATATCGGTTTGTTGTTCGAATT TCCAACAAGGACATCATTGCACAAGTAATATCTGCTAGCATTGCTGGTGATATGGTTCTTGCAGTTGCTTACTCTCATGAGCTTCCACGCTATGGGCTTGAGGTTGGTCTGACCAACTATGCAGCAG CTTACTGCACTGGGCTGCTCCTTGCCCGTCGGGTCTTGAAAATGCTTGAGATGGATGAGGAGTATCAGGGCAATGTTGAG GCAACTGGTGAAGATTTCTCAGTTGAACCCACAGAAAGCAGGAGGCCATTCCGTGCTCTTCTTGATGTTGGCCTTGTGAAGACAACAACTGGGCAACGTGTGTTCGGTGCACTGAAG GGAGCACTGGATGGTGGACTCGATATTCCTCACAGTGACAAGAGGTTTGCTGGGTTTAGTAAGGATGACAAGCAGCTCAATGCTGAGGTCCACCGCAAATATATTTATGGTGGCCATGTTGTTGCTTACATGAGG CAATTGACTGAGGATGAGCCAGAGAAATACCAGTCTCATTTCAGTGAGTACATCAAGAGAGGGATTGATCCTGATAACATGGAAGAGATGTACAAGAAGGTACATGCTGCCATTCGTGCCGACCCAATGTTGAAGAAATCTGAGAAGGAACCACCTAAGCAGCATAAGAG GTACAACTTGAAGAAGTTAACCTATGAAGAGAGGAAGGCAAAGTTGATTGAGCGGTTGAATGCCCTGAACTCTGCAGTTGTAGGCGATGATGACGAGGATGATGATGAGTAG